The DNA sequence TATAATTTGCGATTTTCTTGGCAATTTATGTTTTGCTTTAACGTCAAttcttatttgaaaaatgaatttgacCATAAAGAGCAGCGGAAAGCACACATACTAATAAATGCACGCGCATAATTTGTGTGAGTATTTTGGAAACTGTATGTGTGATTTATCGCTGCTCTGCATAAGATAGTGACGCTGTAGCGTGAGTGAGGTACTGCTCGCTCGTTGATTGTAGTGTCGTCAGTGCAGATCGGCAGAAGGCGCCAGCTATAACCTGATTGTTTTCTGggggaatatttattttgaaatttgttagctgcgtaacgggtatctaatagtcgggaaCTACAGCCTTCAGTATGATTTAAGGACAAAAATAACGTTTAAtccaacttaaaaaaaatatatgacaaCCTAGCTCTACAATTAATTATtctccaattttaaaaaaagccatgtataaaaataaatgaatctaaaataaaacttaaacatTCATTTTCTAATAATTTGCGACTCAAACCTATGAGTTTTCTTCATTCATCGCATGCTAACGAAAATTATATAGCCTTTCATAAAATGGtcaacatattaaaaaaacacgaaaacgccgaagaaattgaaaaagttatCTTCATAATTCAGTTAATCCTTTTAatgtataaaatgtttaatataaatatacaaatttaggGCAATCTGCTTCACGAGCACTCTTCTTGACTTTTCCTCACACAACGAGCAACTTTGCGTTTGAAGTCGGTATAAGATTCTCTCCATTCCTTAGCCGCATCTACGTTTGCTGGAGACTCGTCATTGGGATCAGCTAGCATTGATATTACAGATATCAAGATAGTCTCCACTGTGTGCACGGGTAACCAGCGTTCCGAAGCTTTTTCATACCCCCATTTATCGTCTCCGGGCTCATGTAAGATGGAAATACAGACATCTCCATTTTTTTCGATATTTGGGTGCCAAATTTCTGTGACAAACTTCATTCGGGGCGGTCGCAACGGGTATTCTTTGGGGAAGTAGAGATGTGCTTTGAAAAATCCTCCTTCGCTACAAGTAGAAAATAGGatactttttattaatattttgtaatgtaatttattttatttgtataatctatatatataaaaatcaatgccGAGCCGAATATGATGAAAAATTTCATAATATATTCTCCTTAGTTCAAGGATGGTTTATAGCCATACAATGTCTTGTTCGCACTCCACCTACGCATTAACTCTAACCACCGTAAATGTTCACCACATGGTTTGTATTGACTGTTGTCACACCCCCGCATCCACCCATATGCATTAATCGTATGACAgacttaaattttcatttcctttaaaagtgaaagtgtttttataaataccttaaaagaattttttttcaagaaaatgcCCGCAcgttcaaaattaaattaggtCGAAGCACTTGAAATGCTCGGGACGTGTACTATATtgctatatataaaaacagtACAAGCaagtggcccaacgaaatcaAACACTATCTTGTACGCGTGGGTCCTATTAGCATAGTGGGcgattataaataaatataaacaataaataacataatatagagacatttataaaaaaactaaaactaagtatggtgcaaatatgtttaaaccgtagtttttaagacagggataggaaatgcaaatttgatcaaatatattattataattataataaagaaCTCGAAAGGGTTCATGCCAATATTTGAGGTACATCTTGACAAGTTAAGAGGATGGTAGTTGCGGGTTGGTCCCATTAAAAGTTATATGACACATTACTTAGGGCCCTTGcccaatttaaaaacaactttaaGCCAAGAGCTTTTTTCCACTCTTTAAACAAAGCCTCCAATCGATTCCCACCCAGATCAGTTTCATACTCTCCGCTTCAAACGGATTCTGTAAACATCCAAGCCGATATTGTAAACACAGAGCCCCAAAAAGGGAGCCCCAAGTCCGCTAACGTACACATCGATTTCCGGCAGAATTTCAAttctgcaaaatttaaat is a window from the Drosophila gunungcola strain Sukarami unplaced genomic scaffold, Dgunungcola_SK_2 000092F, whole genome shotgun sequence genome containing:
- the LOC128265090 gene encoding ubiquitin-conjugating enzyme E2 G1-like isoform X1; this translates as MSELQSSLLLKKQLAELNKNPVEGFSAGLIDENDIFRWEVLIIGPPDTLYEGGFFKAHLYFPKEYPLRPPRMKFVTEIWHPNIEKNGDVCISILHEPGDDKWGYEKASERWLPVHTVETILISVISMLADPNDESPANVDAAKEWRESYTDFKRKVARCVRKSQEECS
- the LOC128265090 gene encoding ubiquitin-conjugating enzyme E2 G1-like isoform X2, whose amino-acid sequence is MKFVTEIWHPNIEKNGDVCISILHEPGDDKWGYEKASERWLPVHTVETILISVISMLADPNDESPANVDAAKEWRESYTDFKRKVARCVRKSQEECS